Proteins from a genomic interval of Watersipora subatra chromosome 10, tzWatSuba1.1, whole genome shotgun sequence:
- the LOC137406926 gene encoding UPF0462 protein C4orf33 homolog, with product MEYDIASPWNGEKVSHSPMKLSIHPSSLSDSSFVRVNVSGKFFNDSPAPECPPGPTDFLWDYEVVEAFFLNSQDDTYLEVEFSPLYKNGGRGLFVWKLASSHICFNGRGTTLLPLKYSTTLCADTGSWQGQADIPLNYFPPKVDKFNAFAIHGSGSNRLYEQLYHQMELSAQPDM from the exons ATGGAGTATGACATTGCCTCTCCTTGGAATGGTGAGAAAGTTTCTCATAGTCCTATGAAATTGAGTATCCACCCCTCAAGTTTATCTGATAGCAGCTTTGTTCGTGTCAATGTTTCCGGAAAATTCTTCAATGATTCTCCAGCCCCAGAATGTCCACCAG GACCAACAGACTTTTTATGGGATTATGAGGTGGTCGAGGCATTTTTCCTCAATTCTCAAGATGATACGTACCTGGAAGTCGAATTCTCTCC GTTATATAAAAATGGtgggcgtggcctgtttgtttggaaactagCGAGCTCCCATATATGCTTCAATGGTCGTGGGACG ACTCTGCTACCCCTGAAGTATTCTACGACATTGTGTGCTGACACAGGTAGTTGGCAGGGGCAAGCGGACATACCTCTCAACTATTTCCCTCCAAAGGTGGACAAGTTTAACGCGTTTGCTATTCACGGTTCTGGTTCTAACCGTCTGTACGAACAGCTCTACCATCAGATGGAGTTATCCGCTCAGCCAGACATGTGA